The Paramisgurnus dabryanus chromosome 1, PD_genome_1.1, whole genome shotgun sequence genome includes a window with the following:
- the LOC135760677 gene encoding uncharacterized protein isoform X2 — MKHKEETIKQRAFFQKQRMKKFKKVDPQTSPNENNAANVDLLTLFIVNQIASKKKHNGKPKINFFNANETKPTLNETLELPMSPCSPSNLDLVTSQPQYSAHDSDTVDTPGFNIRKHCVSKEFKFKPLSPLLESNLSGSENQPHIQNTISPFPPTTGSSESFQPGPASHVSSSLPCRENSDPNTTKFELFSQPMTSANPWTDVSDDANGLQNSSVADILFGITLPNTDTAGQSAYSGLYPTSPLKSSEQLEEPLFIDFTNKDHKENPYAEKTTNIFLETSFSSSTRVQIKQMMGMVKKMGQQSRMQRRKRQMFLLCPAVMSQYSVHLFRQAPSTATLFPLVIIKPAAVPLGGNLFISMKCHLGQQQQKRRRRHIQSNERTENRATVGMQSEREV, encoded by the exons ATGAAACACAAAGAAGAAACCATAAAACAGAGG gctttttttcaaaaacagAGGATGAAGAAGTTTAAAAAAGTTGACCCACAGACATCACCAAATGAAAACAATGCTGCCAATGTGGACCTGCTGACATTATTCATTGTCAATCAGATTGCATCAAAGAAAAAGCACAATG GCAAACCtaaaattaatttctttaatGCAAATGAGACCAAGCCAACTTTGAACGAGACCTTAGAGTTACCAATGAGCCCATGTTCTCCTTCAAACCTGGACCTTGTCACCAGTCAGCCACAATACAG tgccCATGACAGTGACACAGTCGATACACCTGGTTTCAATATCAGAAAACATTGTGTTTCTAAAGAATTTAAGTTCAAGCCG CTTTCACCATTGCTTGAATCTAACCTCAGTGGCTCAGAAAACCAACCTCACATCCAAAACACCATTAGCCCTTTTCCACCAACCACCGGCTCCTCAGAATCATTTCAACCTGGACCTGCATCACATGTCTCTTCCTCTCTACCATGTAGAGAAAATTCTGACCCCAACACCACAAAG TTTGAGCTGTTCTCCCAGCCAATGACATCGGCTAATCCATGGACAGACGTATCGGATGATGCAAATGGTTTGCAGAACAGCTCAGTGGCTGATATTCTATTTGGGATCACTTTACCAAA CACAGACACAGCAGGGCAGTCGGCATACTCAGGTTTGTATCCAACCAGCCCTTTAAAGAGCAGTGAACAACTGGAAGAGCCACTGTTTATAGATTTCACCAACAAAGATCATAAAG AAAATCCTTACGCTGAGAAAACAACCAACATCTTTTTGGAAACGTCATTTTCTTCCTCCACAAGAGTCCA AATAAAGCAAATGATGGGAATGGTGAAAAAAATGGGCCAGCAAAGCAGGATGCAGAGACGCAAACGGCAGATGTTCCTGCTTTGTCCTGCTGTGATGTCTCAGTACAGTGTTCACTTATTCAGACAGGCCCCATCAACTGCAACGCTTTTCCCACTGGTGATTATAAAACCGGCAGCTGTACCACTAGGCGGCAATCTGTTCATTTCAATGAAATGCCATCTGGGGCAACAGCAACAAAAGAGAAGGCGCAGACACATCCAAAGCAACGAAAG AACAGAAAATAGGGCAACTGTTGGAATGCAGAGTGAAAGAGAGGTGTGA
- the LOC135760677 gene encoding uncharacterized protein isoform X1, which yields MKHKEETIKQRAFFQKQRMKKFKKVDPQTSPNENNAANVDLLTLFIVNQIASKKKHNGKPKINFFNANETKPTLNETLELPMSPCSPSNLDLVTSQPQYSAHDSDTVDTPGFNIRKHCVSKEFKFKPLSPLLESNLSGSENQPHIQNTISPFPPTTGSSESFQPGPASHVSSSLPCRENSDPNTTKFELFSQPMTSANPWTDVSDDANGLQNSSVADILFGITLPNTDTAGQSAYSGLYPTSPLKSSEQLEEPLFIDFTNKDHKENPYAEKTTNIFLETSFSSSTRVQRNTDGSQSMDRDGHILIQNKANDGNGEKNGPAKQDAETQTADVPALSCCDVSVQCSLIQTGPINCNAFPTGDYKTGSCTTRRQSVHFNEMPSGATATKEKAQTHPKQRKNRK from the exons ATGAAACACAAAGAAGAAACCATAAAACAGAGG gctttttttcaaaaacagAGGATGAAGAAGTTTAAAAAAGTTGACCCACAGACATCACCAAATGAAAACAATGCTGCCAATGTGGACCTGCTGACATTATTCATTGTCAATCAGATTGCATCAAAGAAAAAGCACAATG GCAAACCtaaaattaatttctttaatGCAAATGAGACCAAGCCAACTTTGAACGAGACCTTAGAGTTACCAATGAGCCCATGTTCTCCTTCAAACCTGGACCTTGTCACCAGTCAGCCACAATACAG tgccCATGACAGTGACACAGTCGATACACCTGGTTTCAATATCAGAAAACATTGTGTTTCTAAAGAATTTAAGTTCAAGCCG CTTTCACCATTGCTTGAATCTAACCTCAGTGGCTCAGAAAACCAACCTCACATCCAAAACACCATTAGCCCTTTTCCACCAACCACCGGCTCCTCAGAATCATTTCAACCTGGACCTGCATCACATGTCTCTTCCTCTCTACCATGTAGAGAAAATTCTGACCCCAACACCACAAAG TTTGAGCTGTTCTCCCAGCCAATGACATCGGCTAATCCATGGACAGACGTATCGGATGATGCAAATGGTTTGCAGAACAGCTCAGTGGCTGATATTCTATTTGGGATCACTTTACCAAA CACAGACACAGCAGGGCAGTCGGCATACTCAGGTTTGTATCCAACCAGCCCTTTAAAGAGCAGTGAACAACTGGAAGAGCCACTGTTTATAGATTTCACCAACAAAGATCATAAAG AAAATCCTTACGCTGAGAAAACAACCAACATCTTTTTGGAAACGTCATTTTCTTCCTCCACAAGAGTCCA AAGAAACACTGATGGATCACAAAGCATGGACCGTGATGGCCACATCCTAATACAG AATAAAGCAAATGATGGGAATGGTGAAAAAAATGGGCCAGCAAAGCAGGATGCAGAGACGCAAACGGCAGATGTTCCTGCTTTGTCCTGCTGTGATGTCTCAGTACAGTGTTCACTTATTCAGACAGGCCCCATCAACTGCAACGCTTTTCCCACTGGTGATTATAAAACCGGCAGCTGTACCACTAGGCGGCAATCTGTTCATTTCAATGAAATGCCATCTGGGGCAACAGCAACAAAAGAGAAGGCGCAGACACATCCAAAGCAACGAAAG AACAGAAAATAG